Proteins from one Setaria italica strain Yugu1 chromosome V, Setaria_italica_v2.0, whole genome shotgun sequence genomic window:
- the LOC101778670 gene encoding uncharacterized protein LOC101778670: MASRRGSSSCALCEGSNLPSCCTACVNARLVEYHARLRMMRSLRDSLQARIAARLEAKSEVDEQRIWRVSKTQDIMELRDRLTELKGKTVIEKTKVQQSSSDLKAQTASLNLAFVTVYMGSRAISETMNQSHKILI; the protein is encoded by the exons ATGGCGTCCCGGCGGGGCAGCAGCAGTTGCGCGCTCTGCGAGGGATCCAACCTCCCCTCCTGCTGCACCGCGTGCGTCAACGCAAG GCTGGTCGAGTACCACGCGAGGCTGCGCATGATGAGGAGCCTCCGCGACTCCCTCCAAGCCCGCATCGCCGCGCGCCTCGAGGCCAAG AGCGAAGTGGATGAGCAGAGGATCTGGAGAGTGAGCAAAACTCAGGATATCATGGAGTTGAGGGATCGGCTCACTGAGTTGAAGGGAAAAACTGTAATAG AGAAGACCAAAGTCCAGCAGTCATCGAGTGATCTCAAGGCACAAACGGCATCGCTGAATTTGGCTTTTGTTACGGTATATATGGGTAGCCGTGCAATCTCGGAAACTATGAATCAAAGCCACAAGATACTAATTTAA